Proteins from one Penicillium digitatum chromosome 2, complete sequence genomic window:
- a CDS encoding Homoserine acetyltransferase — MQSFRGAARAASRKIRTQPWRQANSPVKSAGPNRTLSAQWKTARPLHTMSPRKSASVAGESTERDSSNPAMSFPCLDAQEAKSAQLSARSLQSGPEPSYTTGRHESYHCEKPLLLDWGGVLTEFDVAFETWGQLNCDKSNAILLHTGLSASSHAHSTASNPKPGWWEKFIGPGLPLNTDKYHIICTNVIGGCYGSTGPSSLDPSDGKRYATRFPILTLDDMVRAQFQLLDGLGINKLAASVGSSMGGMQSLAAGVLFPERVNKIVSISGCARSHPYSIAMRHTQRQVLMMDPNWARGFYYDGIPPHSGMKLAREIATVTYRSGPEWEMRFGRQRADPSKQPALCPDFLIETYLDHAGEKFCLEYDPNSLLYVSKAMDLFDLGHAHQTATLKRRAESEVRVALGGDASNASEPSCSLTLPDKPYEEQPGSTSNATPLDESVSPDSVDGPPRDLVAGLAPLKDHPVLVMGVASDILFPAWQQREIAETLRAGGNKKVEHIELGDDLSLFGHDTFLLDLKNIGGALGKFLR; from the coding sequence ATGCAGTCATTTCGAGGCGCCGCTCGAGCTGCTTCGCGCAAAATTCGAACTCAGCCATGGCGACAAGCCAACTCTCCAGTGAAGTCCGCGGGACCGAATCGGACTTTATCGGCGCAATGGAAGACCGCACGCCCATTGCATACCATGTCGCCGCGAAAGTCAGCATCGGTCGCCGGTGAGTCAACTGAAAGAGACTCGTCCAATCCAGCCATGTCGTTTCCTTGCCTCGACGCTCAAGAAGCAAAGTCAGCTCAGCTCTCCGCTCGGTCGCTGCAATCCGGACCCGAACCTTCGTACACCACCGGGCGACACGAATCATACCACTGTGAAAAACCACTTTTGCTCGACTGGGGTGGTGTGCTCACTGAATTTGATGTTGCCTTCGAAACTTGGGGTCAACTGAACTGCGACAAGAGCAATGCCATCCTCCTGCACACTGGCTTATCCGCCTCAAGCCACGCCCATAGCACTGCGTCCAACCCAAAACCTGGGTGGTGGGAGAAGTTCATTGGCCCCGGATTGCCACTGAACACTGATAAATATCACATAATTTGCACTAATGTTATCGGAGGATGTTACGGCAGCACAGGCCCGTCTTCCCTCGACCCGTCCGACGGAAAGCGGTACGCAACCCGCTTCCCAATCCTGACCTTAGACGATATGGTGCGCGCTCAGTTCCAGCTCCTTGACGGCTTAGGAATTAATAAACTCGCTGCGTCAGTCGGGTCTAGCATGGGTGGTATGCAGAGTCTCGCGGCAGGCGTCCTCTTCCCGGAGCGGGTCAACAAGATTGTCAGCATCAGCGGCTGCGCCCGCAGCCACCCTTACAGTATAGCGATGCGACACACGCAACGGCAGGTGCTGATGATGGACCCCAATTGGGCTCGTGGGTTCTATTACGATGGAATCCCACCCCACTCTGGTATGAAGCTAGCGCGCGAGATTGCAACTGTGACATACCGCAGCGGGCCAGAGTGGGAGATGCGATTTGGTCGCCAGCGAGCAGACCCCAGCAAGCAGCCTGCTCTGTGTCCCGACTTCCTTATTGAGACGTACCTTGACCATGCTGGTGAAAAGTTCTGCCTCGAGTACGACCCCAACAGTCTTCTTTATGTCTCCAAGGCCATGGACTTGTTTGATCTCGGTCACGCTCATCAGACTGCGACCCTGAAACGACGTGCAGAATCCGAGGTTCGTGTTGCGCTTGGCGGTGATGCATCCAATGCCTCGGAACCCTCTTGCAGTCTGACCCTTCCCGATAAGCCTTATGAGGAGCAGCCCGGATCAACTTCCAATGCAACCCCACTGGACGAGTCTGTCTCTCCTGATTCAGTGGACGGTCCTCCCCGTGATCTTGTTGCCGGCCTTGCGCCTCTCAAGGATCACCCAGTGCTTGTCATGGGTGTTGCAAGTGATATTCTCTTCCCGGCGTGGCAACAGCGGGAAATCGCCGAAACACTCCGTGCTGGAGGTAACAAAAAGGTTGAGCATATCGAGCTTGGTGATGACTTGTCGCTGTTCGGTCATGACACTTTCTTGTTAGATCTCAAGAACATCGGTGGTGCACTGGGTAAGTTCCTGCGCTAA